GCACTGATCCCCCCCTGGGCTGCACCGGTGTGGCTTCGAATGGCGTAGAGCTTCGAGATCACTGCGGTCTTCGCGCTTTTGCTGGCTTCCAGCGCCGCGTACAGACCCGCACCGCCGGCACCGATTACAACGGCTTCGAATTCATGATCCACTTCGCTGCTCCTTTCTCAGGCATGCCGTCCTCTGTTTTTCACCGCATCATCACCAAAAACATGGGGCACGGCCGTTTGGTTCCAAAAAGTATAGAGAGGCCGCCGTCGTATGTCAAGACGATACGCAGCCACTGATTAAAACCGAATAATGAATATCCAATCACCAATGTCCAATGATGAAGTAAGGAATTCTCGTATGGAAGTTCGTGCCGAATCGACAAGTCCTCACTTTGGCAAAGGGAGATTTAGGGGGATACCCATCGCAGGAAACAACAATCACCGCAACCTGCTGACATTGTATAAAAATCCCCCCTGACCCCCCTTTTTCTAAGGGGGGAACCGCTCACACTGACCTCACCTTTGATAAAGGGGGAAACCGCTCATGGGTATGGCCCACTGAAACCTGACACCTGATCACTGAAAACTTTCTTTCCCTGAGTTCCCTGTTTGATCAAACCGGCTGCCCGGCGGCTGAGCTGTCTCCTGTATTCGGTCTCCTGCAACGCAGGCTTTCGTTTCGGCTTTTGTTGACAAAATCGGCCTTTTTCATTATTGTGTAAAGGCTTTTTTACGATGTTCCCATCGTCTGAAGGATCTCTCGATGGAGCCGATCCCTGAAATCTAAATGACGAAAAAAAGGACTTCCCATGCGCATCGCCGTTATCGGTTCAGGAATTTCCGGCCTTGTTGCCGCCTATCTCCTCAGTGAGGAACACGAAATCACGGTATTTGAGGCCAATGACTATATCGGCGGGCACACCCACACCATCGATGTTCCATTAAACGGGCGCACGTATGCGGTGGATACGGGGTTTATCGTGTTCAACGAAAACACATACCCCAACTTTATCAAGC
The Deltaproteobacteria bacterium genome window above contains:
- a CDS encoding FAD-dependent oxidoreductase, translating into MRIAVIGSGISGLVAAYLLSEEHEITVFEANDYIGGHTHTIDVPLNGRTYAVDTGFIVFNENTYPNFIK